The Plasmodium sp. gorilla clade G2 genome assembly, chromosome: 6 genome has a segment encoding these proteins:
- a CDS encoding para-hydroxybenzoate--polyprenyltransferase, putative, whose protein sequence is MQKTYLQHFLKNLKKYEKKQTNIYISNKKRIKNEELIRGYYYYSMIIRMKLMKQNNVNNTNYNIFNNYEEELKREGNYYSFNKNQITSEVYKIKDNVSNISYGPYNIYDDSNIMNYKNNQKLYEKKKKMITLQRCYYSGYIDKHKENNSKELHGPIKNLQKYNNTNNNNNNNNKEDDISNISNISNISNIYNIYNIYNIYNMHGNNKKCGQNKWKDILIFNLKNYIILCRLHIPAGIYLLFYSSLYGYFLTYDINNILLNNNIINMNEIKDILKNISLFLFGSINTRITGCIINDLLDKNFDKQVERTKNRPIANTNISVNKAIIYCSIHGILSLLTLFQFNSNTIYIGLYSTFFIFTYPLFKRLTYYAQVYLSLTFNLGYFISASVNINLIDNIIPTVVGFLPLSFLTIIYDTIYAHQDKKDDIRLKLKSLAIKWDKNTLKYSKLLSLNMLLFLYASSYLFDMHFSYYIFSTFNIMYLYYILDNVSLTDKQKCMTFFKSSKNVLFLMTIAAILSKSFQLLHKKEENKNKINK, encoded by the coding sequence ATGCAAAAAACATATTTgcaacattttttaaaaaatttaaaaaaatatgaaaaaaaacaaacaaacatttacatttcaaataaaaaaagaataaaaaatgaggAACTTATTCGTGGGTATTACTATTACTCTATGATCATAAGAATGAAATTGATGAAACAAAATAATGTgaataatacaaattataatatatttaataattatgagGAGGAGTTGAAGCGGGAAggaaattattattcatttaataaaaatcagATTACTTCTGaggtatataaaataaaagataatgtATCGAATATTTCTTATGGgccatataatatttatgatgatagtaatattatgaattataAGAACAATCAAAAGttgtatgaaaaaaaaaaaaaaatgataacacTACAAAGGTGTTATTATTCAGGTTATATAGATAaacataaagaaaataatagcAAAGAATTGCATGGTCCAATAAAAAATTtgcaaaaatataacaacacaaataataataataataataataataaggaagatgatatttctaatatttctaatatttctaatatttctaatatttataacatttataatatttataatatttataatatgcatggtaataataaaaaatgtggaCAAAACAAATGGAAAGATatcttaatatttaatttaaaaaattatatcatcTTATGCAGATTACATATACCAGctggaatatatttattattttattcatctTTATATGGTTATTTTTTAACTTACGatattaacaatatattattaaataataatattattaatatgaatgaaataaaagatatattaaaaaatataagtttgtttttatttgGTAGTATAAATACAAGAATTACAGGATGTATtataaatgatttattagataaaaattttgataaACAAGTtgaaagaacaaaaaatagACCCATAgctaatacaaatataagtGTAAATAAAgctataatatattgttctATACATGGAATACTATCACTTTTAACTCTCTTTCAATTTAATTCGAATACAATTTATATAGGTTTATATTCAaccttcttcatttttacatATCCTTTATTTAAACGTTTAACATATTATGCTCAGGTATACTTATCTCTTACATTTAATTTAGGTTATTTTATATCAGCAAgtgtaaatattaatttaatagataatataattcCCACTGTTGTAGGTTTCTTACCTTTATCATTCTtaactattatatatgatacaATATATGCTCATCAAGATAAAAAAGATGATATCAGATTAAAACTTAAATCGCTAGCCATCAAATGGgataaaaatacattaaaatattcaaaattattatctcTCAATATGCTCCTTTTTTTGTATGCATCATCATATCTTTTTGATATGCATTTTTCTTACTACATATTTTCAACATTCAATATAATGTATTTGTATTACATTCTAGACAACGTATCCTTAACTGATAAGCAAAAATGTATGACCTTTTTTAAAAGTAGTAAAAATGTTTTGTTCTTGATGACCATCGCAGCAATTCTAAGTAAGTCTTTCCAACTGCTACataaaaaggaagaaaataaaaataaaataaataaataa